The genomic DNA TGCTGGTTAAGAGTTTAGGATGGGAAATAATCCATGTGTTCGTTACTGAAGGTCCTCCTTACTGATAGAAGTTCCTTAGGCCCTGGGGCGGTTACCCAGGGCCTTTGACTCAGTTCCTTTCACTAGATAGGTTCCATTTACGGGCAGAGACAGCAATCCAGAGGATAGCAAGGATTGCTGCTAAGGTATCGGCGATGGGTACCGCATACCAACATGCTTCCAGGGAATGATGGGAGAGTAAGTAAGCCATCAAGGGTAAAACGAAGATCACCTGGCGGAGGAGAGACAGGACTAGGCTAGGTAGCCCTCGGCCCACCGCCTGAAAGGTGGCGGAAATGATCATGAACAATCCAACAAAGTGCATGGCTAAGGTCATCCGGCGTAGGGCGGGGATCCCGATACCAGTCAGGGCCTCATCGGAATTAAATAGCTGTAGCAGTTGCCTGGGAAACAGCTGAAAGGCTAGAAGACCGGCCGTTGCCATGACTAAGGCAGCTACTGTTGCTTTCCAGATGGCCTCTTTTACTCGTTTCTGGTCTTGTTTTCCATAGTTGTATCCAACAATAGGTGTGAGCCCTTGGTTTAGTCCGGCGATGGGCATCATAATGAAACTCTGTAGTCGGAAATACACCCCCACTGCAGCAATGGCCAAAGGTTCGATGCTTCCCACCAACTTGTTCATACCAGCTACGGCGATACTTCCGAGCAATTGGAAAGCAATAGTGGGAAGGCCCACCTGGTACAACTCCCACAGGATTCGGGGTGAAAAATGGTAACCACGGAAATCAGGAATGATGTCATTTTCCCTTTGGAAAAGCAAGTAAACAAGGAATAACCCTGAGATGATTTTGGCTAAGATAGTGGCGTAGGCCGCACCCTTAACCCCTAAGGTAGGGAAGGGGCCCAAACCAAAAATGAGAAAAGGATCAAATAGGATATTAAGTCCTGCCCCGAGGAGAAGAACTAACATGGGGTAAAAGGTATTCCCCTGTCCCCGCAGAATGTTGTTTGAGCAGACGGGGAAATACAGCCCGATAGAACCAACGAAGATGATCCGTAAATAATCTGCGGCCTGACTGGCGATTCCGGGATCATCCACAAAGAAATGGGCCATGGGTTTGGCGAGGAAAAACCCCAAAAGGGCGGTCAGTGCTCCATAGACAAAACAGAGAATTAAGGTATGCTCTGCAGCTAGTTTGGCGTCCTGTTTATTGCCTTGTCCCAGATACCGGGAGATCAACGATGTGGCA from Limnochordia bacterium includes the following:
- a CDS encoding MATE family efflux transporter translates to MGNNQTKGAHRLGKESIGKLLWSLSVPGVVGMATQALYNIVDSIFVGRYSSEGLTAVSAAFPMQMIIIAIAVGTGIGATSLISRYLGQGNKQDAKLAAEHTLILCFVYGALTALLGFFLAKPMAHFFVDDPGIASQAADYLRIIFVGSIGLYFPVCSNNILRGQGNTFYPMLVLLLGAGLNILFDPFLIFGLGPFPTLGVKGAAYATILAKIISGLFLVYLLFQRENDIIPDFRGYHFSPRILWELYQVGLPTIAFQLLGSIAVAGMNKLVGSIEPLAIAAVGVYFRLQSFIMMPIAGLNQGLTPIVGYNYGKQDQKRVKEAIWKATVAALVMATAGLLAFQLFPRQLLQLFNSDEALTGIGIPALRRMTLAMHFVGLFMIISATFQAVGRGLPSLVLSLLRQVIFVLPLMAYLLSHHSLEACWYAVPIADTLAAILAILWIAVSARKWNLSSERN